The Streptomyces sp. RKAG293 genome includes a region encoding these proteins:
- a CDS encoding DsbA family oxidoreductase, whose translation MKVEIYSDIACPWCHVGKARFERALAAFPGAASVEVVYRPFQLDPAAPEKPQPHREVLAAKYGPQALAMDEKITQLGAAEGLTFDFDTVVENNSLLAHRLLRFVLDTYGHAAQTRLKGRLLDAHFGEGLDIGDRERLADAAVAVGLDRAPVAEFLAGDDLVDEVTGEIDEARQLGITAVPTFVFEGKWMVQGGQETSTFLRALEQVAKDTGTVVTDQDGGACADGACEVPAKDHEH comes from the coding sequence GTGAAGGTCGAGATCTACAGCGACATCGCCTGCCCGTGGTGCCACGTCGGCAAGGCCCGCTTCGAGCGCGCCCTCGCCGCCTTCCCGGGGGCCGCGTCCGTCGAAGTGGTCTACCGGCCGTTCCAGCTCGACCCGGCCGCCCCCGAGAAGCCGCAGCCGCACCGCGAGGTGCTGGCCGCCAAGTACGGGCCGCAGGCCCTCGCCATGGACGAGAAGATCACCCAGCTCGGCGCGGCCGAAGGCCTGACCTTCGACTTCGACACCGTCGTCGAGAACAACTCGCTGCTCGCCCACCGCCTGCTGCGCTTCGTGCTCGACACCTACGGTCACGCCGCGCAGACGCGCCTCAAGGGCCGGCTCCTCGACGCCCACTTCGGTGAGGGCCTGGACATCGGCGACCGCGAGCGCCTCGCCGACGCCGCCGTGGCCGTCGGCCTGGACCGTGCGCCGGTCGCCGAGTTCCTCGCCGGTGACGACCTCGTCGACGAGGTGACCGGGGAGATCGACGAGGCCCGGCAGCTCGGCATCACGGCCGTCCCGACCTTCGTCTTCGAGGGCAAGTGGATGGTCCAGGGCGGCCAGGAGACGTCCACGTTCCTCCGTGCCCTGGAACAGGTCGCCAAGGACACCGGAACGGTCGTGACGGACCAGGACGGCGGCGCGTGCGCCGACGGAGCCTGCGAGGTCCCGGCGAAGGACCACGAGCACTAG
- a CDS encoding sigma-70 family RNA polymerase sigma factor, which yields MDEANGESNAAASAEAGGGLPSRRVPEQREPESHVPLSDADLVARVRGGDDSSYEELYRRHADSVRRYARSCCRDAHTAEDLTGEVFARTLQAVRGGSGPDSAVRAYLLTTVRRVAASWGNTARREQLVEDFAVFAVTAAGSSTNEDTLDLGADVRAMHDAEQSLAIRAFRTLPERWQTVLWHTAVEEESPSEIAPLLGLTANATAVLAHRAREGLRQAYLQAHVSSTLTTGSSCARYADRLGAHARGGLRMRADRELSKHLKECERCRAAALELADVNSALKGLLPVAVIGWFAAAYAAKVAGIVAGVGVASAAGGAAAAASGAASGGGAGAGAAGGGAAAEGLGAPVKAGIVAAVVVAAAGIAFAAMNIGDGAPAPKPQAKPAVVAPVTTPPQTPPPKPRPSPEPPKAAPKPPAPKPTPKPAVPVAQPKPKPKPSPTPAPTPTPAPEPTPTPTPTPSPAPPPAPTVFQINQLGWSGVGDDTKPTVRLGRSSWVWDRWGLNIGGEEYEHGITVRSPSSVLIDLNRSCTTYDALAGVDDMTMGLGAVRFSVYGDNGRLWRSPVVRGGDAAVPVSVGIAGQKTIRLVVESAERYQFVNVADWAQSSISCQ from the coding sequence GTGGACGAGGCAAACGGCGAGTCGAACGCTGCTGCAAGTGCGGAAGCGGGCGGCGGACTGCCATCGCGCCGGGTTCCCGAGCAGCGTGAACCGGAGTCCCACGTACCGCTGTCGGACGCCGATCTGGTCGCCCGGGTACGCGGTGGTGACGACAGCTCGTACGAGGAGCTGTACCGGCGCCACGCCGACTCGGTACGCCGTTATGCCCGCAGCTGCTGCCGGGACGCGCACACCGCGGAGGACCTGACCGGCGAGGTCTTCGCGCGCACGCTCCAGGCGGTGCGCGGCGGCAGCGGGCCGGACTCGGCGGTGCGCGCCTACCTGTTGACGACGGTCCGGCGCGTCGCCGCGTCCTGGGGCAACACCGCCCGGCGCGAGCAACTCGTCGAGGACTTCGCGGTGTTCGCGGTGACGGCGGCGGGCTCGTCCACGAACGAGGACACGCTGGACCTGGGCGCGGACGTCCGCGCGATGCACGACGCCGAGCAGTCGCTGGCCATCCGGGCGTTCCGTACGCTGCCCGAGCGGTGGCAGACGGTGCTGTGGCACACCGCCGTCGAGGAGGAGTCGCCGAGCGAGATCGCACCGCTGCTCGGTCTGACCGCCAACGCCACGGCGGTACTGGCGCACCGGGCCCGCGAGGGCCTGCGGCAGGCCTATCTGCAGGCGCACGTCAGCTCGACGCTGACCACCGGTAGCAGTTGCGCGCGCTACGCCGACCGGCTCGGCGCGCATGCGCGCGGCGGTCTGCGGATGCGTGCGGACCGGGAGTTGAGCAAGCACCTCAAGGAGTGCGAGCGGTGCCGGGCGGCGGCGCTGGAGCTGGCCGACGTCAACTCCGCGCTCAAGGGCCTGCTGCCGGTCGCGGTCATCGGCTGGTTCGCCGCCGCGTACGCGGCGAAGGTGGCCGGCATCGTGGCAGGGGTCGGAGTGGCGAGTGCCGCCGGAGGTGCGGCAGCCGCCGCCTCGGGCGCCGCGTCGGGTGGCGGTGCGGGAGCCGGCGCCGCCGGCGGAGGCGCCGCGGCCGAGGGTCTCGGCGCGCCCGTGAAGGCCGGGATCGTGGCGGCCGTGGTGGTCGCCGCCGCCGGTATCGCGTTCGCCGCGATGAACATCGGGGACGGCGCGCCCGCGCCGAAGCCGCAGGCCAAGCCGGCGGTGGTGGCGCCCGTCACCACACCACCGCAGACACCGCCCCCGAAGCCGAGGCCGAGTCCTGAACCGCCGAAGGCGGCACCGAAGCCGCCGGCGCCGAAGCCGACGCCCAAGCCCGCCGTTCCCGTCGCTCAGCCGAAGCCGAAGCCGAAGCCGTCGCCGACGCCCGCCCCCACGCCGACCCCCGCCCCGGAGCCGACACCCACACCCACGCCCACCCCCAGTCCCGCCCCGCCCCCCGCTCCCACCGTCTTCCAGATCAACCAGCTGGGGTGGAGCGGGGTCGGTGACGACACGAAGCCGACGGTGCGGCTCGGGCGCAGCAGCTGGGTCTGGGACCGCTGGGGCCTGAACATCGGCGGCGAGGAGTACGAGCACGGCATCACCGTGCGCTCCCCGTCGTCCGTGCTCATCGACCTCAACCGCAGCTGCACGACGTACGACGCACTGGCCGGTGTCGACGACATGACGATGGGGCTGGGCGCGGTCCGCTTCTCCGTCTACGGCGACAACGGGCGGCTGTGGCGCTCGCCGGTGGTGCGCGGGGGCGACGCGGCGGTGCCGGTGAGTGTCGGGATCGCCGGGCAGAAGACGATCCGGCTGGTCGTCGAGTCCGCCGAGCGCTACCAGTTCGTGAACGTGGCGGACTGGGCGCAGTCCAGCATCAGCTGCCAGTAG